The following is a genomic window from Paenibacillus thiaminolyticus.
CGTCCGCTGCTTCAGGCCGCTGCCGATGCCGCCTTGGGCGGGGGATGTCTCTGTGCTCATGCCCGCTTCACTCCTTCCTCCAGCAGTTGGGCAAGATGCATGACGCGAATCGGTCTGCCGGCCTGATTGAGCCGGCCGCCAATGTTCATCAGGCAGCCCATATCCGTCCCGATCAGAATGTCCGCTTGCGTCGATACGACATGCTCTGCCTTCTCCGTAACCATCGCGCCGGACATCTCCGGCATCTTCACGGCGAATGTGCCGCCGAAGCCGCAGCAATCCTCCTGATGAGGCAGATCGACAAGCTTCAGCCCCTTCACATGCCGCAGCAGCGTCATCGGCTCGTCGCCAATGCCGAGCAGCCGCATGCCGTGACAGGAAGGATGGTAGGTGGCCGTCCCCTCGTAAGCGGCCCCGATGTCGGTGCGCCCCAGCACCTTCACGATGAATTGGGACAGCTCATAGGTGCGCTCCGCCGCACGCGTCGCCCGGGCCAGCCATGCCGGCTCCTCCCGGAACAAATCCTCGTAATAATGGCATGCCATGCCGGCGCAGGAGCCGGACGGCGTCACAATGTAGTCGCTGTGCTCGAACGCCCGCAGCCACTGCCGCGCGACCTCCCGCGCGTCGTCATGATAACCGCTGTTGAACGCCGGCTGCCCGCAGCACGTTTGCAGCCGGGGGAAATCAACGTCGCAGCCGAGACGGTGCAGCAGCCGGACCGCGCTCTCCGCCACGTCGGGAAAGCAAGTATCCGCCAGACAAGTGACAAATAAAGATACGCGCATCGAAGTCCCTTCTTTCTTCTCGGATCAAATCACTCAAATATCCGCTTCTCGCCTACATAAAAAGCGCTTGAAGGAGCTGCCCCCTTCAAGCGCCGCCGAATCTACCGTTCGGCCACCATCCGGTTCGTCAAAGCGCCGAGCTTCTCGATTTCAATCGTGACCAGGTCGCCGTCCTTCAAGTAGACTCGTTCGGATTCCGGCAAGCCCAGCACGACCCCTTCCGGCGTGCCCGTCAAAATGAGATCGCCCGGAAGCAGCGTCAAATGACGCGATATATAGCTGATAATCTCCTTGCAGGTAAAGATCATGTCCGCCGTATTCGAATGCTGGCGCGTCTCTCCATTGACAATGCAACGGATATCGAGTTGGTTCGGATCGCCCACCTCATCCGCCGTCACGAGATACGGCCCGAGCGGACTGAAGCCGTCGCAGATTTTGCCGAGCATCCATTGAGGCGTGCGCATCTGCAGATCACGGGCCGACAGGTCGTTCACGTTGCAGTAGCCGAACACATAGTCCAGCGCTTCCTCCTCCGTTACATCCTTGGCAGGCTTGCCGATGACGATGACCAACTCGGCCTCGTAGTCCACCGCTTGGCTGACGCGCGGGAGCACGACATCATGGCCGTGGCCGGTCAGCGTATTGTTGAATTTGTTGAATAGAATCGGAACTTCCGGAATCGGAGCATTCGTCTCCTCCGCATGCTTCCGGTAGTTCAGTCCGACACAAATGATCTTCTGCGGATCCGTGACGCATGGCCCGTAGGTCAAATCCTTCTCGTCGAGCACATCGTTCGCGCCGGCGGCGTAAGCCTCGACCTCCCGCAGGACATCCCGGCCTCCCGAGATCACCTCATGAATTGTATATTTGCCGCTGATGTCGACGATGCCTCGATCCGTCTTGACGCCCGCGCGCAGCTGTTGATCGTGATCATAGAACGTGATAAATTTCACCGTAATTTCCTCCCTCACTGGATATAATGGGCACTAGACAGGCAGAGGCCGGCGGTACCGGGTCCGCGTCAGCCGCGGATTTAAGCATTTTTGCCGAAGACGACGCCGCCGTCTACGTACAACGGGGAGCCCATAATGAATTTGGCTTCGTCCGAAGCCAGGAACAGCGCCGCTTCCGCCACATCCTCAGGCAGGCCGAGTTCGCCGCTCAGTTGCCGTGTCTTGATGGAAGCAATCGCTTGCTCGGGATCATCATACGAATTGCGCAGATACTGCTCGACGAACGGGGTGTAGATCGTTCCCGGCAACAGCGCATTCACCCGAATGTTGTACGTGGCGTAGTCCACCTGCATCGATTTGGTCAAGGACAACACCGCACCCTTCGTTGCCGCGTAGGATGCGCGGTTCGCCAGCCCCATCTCGGCGATGCAGGAGGACATGTTGATAATCGCGCCGCTCTGCTGCTCGATCATATAAGGAATGACATATTTGCTCGGCAGGAAGACGCCGCGGATATTAATCGCAATGACGCGATCCCATGCCTCGGGCTCGATCTCATGCAGCATTCCTATGCCGCTGACCCCCGCATTGTTGAACAGAACGTCAATGCGCCCATACTGCCGCATCACCGTATCAGCCATAGCCTGAGCTTGCTCCGGAACGGTAACGTCCACATGCACGAACGAAGCGGCTCCGCCCTGGTCCGTGATCAGCTTCACGGTCTCCTGGCCTGCATCCGGCTGGATGTCGGCTACGGCCACCACCGCTCCTTCGCTCGCGAAGCGCAGCGCCGAGCTGCGTCCGATGCCGGATCCCGCGCCTGTAATGATACATACTTTCCCTTGTAAACGCATGCCGATGACCCCTTCCCTCGATATCCGTTTTCACTCATTTCATTTTCATAAAAGTAAGGGTTGATCATAAAAGTAAGTTGATTATAAAAGAATCGTTCATGATGGAAGCCTTTACAACGATGTCGGCTCGAGCTGTACATACAAGGGAACAGGTCTGTGACGGCCCGTTCCCTCATCCTGCGATGCAGCTGCGGAGGCCGGCGCAAGCCCGGCCTCTTCTGCCACTCATCCGGATACGATGATCAGATTCGCATACGGGGTCGTATCCCCCGTCCGGATAACCGCCCTCGATTCGGTGCACAGCTGCTTGAACTGGACATGCGGCAGCACCTTCCATCGCGCATCCGGCATCAATTCCTTCAGCAGGGCGACCCGCTCCGGACTGAAGGCTTGCATTTCCTCGGTAATGATAATGCAATCAATCATGAATTCGCCGGCGATGGCCCGCAGGGCGTCCGTAACGGCCGGCAGATCATCGGTCAAGGCAAGATCGACCCGCTCCACGCCGAGCGGTACCGGGAAGCCGCGATCGCAGATCGTCAGCATATCGGTATGTCCGGTCTCGGCCAGGATGCGGTTCAGCTGGGGATGAAGCACTCCGCCTTTTTTCATGACTCCTCCCCCTCCCGGCCCCAGGTTTCCGCCATCCGCGCCACTTCTTCACGTTGATCCAGCGTAATGAGCTCCCGGAATGTCGGGCCCGGCCGCTTGAGGTACATCTTCTCGATGCCGTCCACCACCGTAACCGCGACCAGCTCCCAGCCGGATTGGCCCAGCTCGTTCAATGCTGCCGCATCATGCTCGATTCGATACTCCCACGTGACGAGACTCATGGGCGAGCCTCCCACTGGATCGCCACGATCCGGGCGGGCGCTCCGCTCGAATCCCGTATTTTAAGGGGCATTGCTATCACATGCCATTCGCCCTCCCGCAGCGCGGGATCATCGAGCTGCAGCCCTTCGGCGACCCACATATCAGCGCCGAGCACGATACGGTGCGTCTCCTCGTTCTCTTCGCCCGTGCCGCCGATGCTGAAATGGTCGATTCCGACCGCCTTCACGCCGCACTCGGCCAAATAGCGGGCGCCCTCATTGGACAGATACGGAGATTCATAGATCCATTCCTTGGTCCAGCCCCGCTTCTCGCCCCAGCCAGTATACAGCAGCACGACCGCATCGCTGGTCAACTGTTCGGCGTACGGCTCCAGATCCGAGCGCCCAATCGGGTAACCCTTGCCCCGATCCTGCAGCGGGACGAATACCATCCGCCCCTGAAAGGCGTCCACCGGGAATTGATCCAAGGTCTTGCTATATTCGCCCAAATGCGCCGGCGCATCCATATGCGTGCCGGTATGCAGGTTCATCGTCACCTGCTCCAGCTTCCAGCCGTCGCGCGGCCCGACGCATATATAATCCATTTTGGGCGGTTCGAAAT
Proteins encoded in this region:
- a CDS encoding (Fe-S)-binding protein; protein product: MRVSLFVTCLADTCFPDVAESAVRLLHRLGCDVDFPRLQTCCGQPAFNSGYHDDAREVARQWLRAFEHSDYIVTPSGSCAGMACHYYEDLFREEPAWLARATRAAERTYELSQFIVKVLGRTDIGAAYEGTATYHPSCHGMRLLGIGDEPMTLLRHVKGLKLVDLPHQEDCCGFGGTFAVKMPEMSGAMVTEKAEHVVSTQADILIGTDMGCLMNIGGRLNQAGRPIRVMHLAQLLEEGVKRA
- a CDS encoding fumarylacetoacetate hydrolase family protein, producing the protein MKFITFYDHDQQLRAGVKTDRGIVDISGKYTIHEVISGGRDVLREVEAYAAGANDVLDEKDLTYGPCVTDPQKIICVGLNYRKHAEETNAPIPEVPILFNKFNNTLTGHGHDVVLPRVSQAVDYEAELVIVIGKPAKDVTEEEALDYVFGYCNVNDLSARDLQMRTPQWMLGKICDGFSPLGPYLVTADEVGDPNQLDIRCIVNGETRQHSNTADMIFTCKEIISYISRHLTLLPGDLILTGTPEGVVLGLPESERVYLKDGDLVTIEIEKLGALTNRMVAER
- a CDS encoding SDR family NAD(P)-dependent oxidoreductase, which codes for MRLQGKVCIITGAGSGIGRSSALRFASEGAVVAVADIQPDAGQETVKLITDQGGAASFVHVDVTVPEQAQAMADTVMRQYGRIDVLFNNAGVSGIGMLHEIEPEAWDRVIAINIRGVFLPSKYVIPYMIEQQSGAIINMSSCIAEMGLANRASYAATKGAVLSLTKSMQVDYATYNIRVNALLPGTIYTPFVEQYLRNSYDDPEQAIASIKTRQLSGELGLPEDVAEAALFLASDEAKFIMGSPLYVDGGVVFGKNA
- the rbsD gene encoding D-ribose pyranase, producing the protein MKKGGVLHPQLNRILAETGHTDMLTICDRGFPVPLGVERVDLALTDDLPAVTDALRAIAGEFMIDCIIITEEMQAFSPERVALLKELMPDARWKVLPHVQFKQLCTESRAVIRTGDTTPYANLIIVSG
- a CDS encoding cyclase family protein, with the protein product MLNITRMVDLSQELYHLCPVLPDFEPPKMDYICVGPRDGWKLEQVTMNLHTGTHMDAPAHLGEYSKTLDQFPVDAFQGRMVFVPLQDRGKGYPIGRSDLEPYAEQLTSDAVVLLYTGWGEKRGWTKEWIYESPYLSNEGARYLAECGVKAVGIDHFSIGGTGEENEETHRIVLGADMWVAEGLQLDDPALREGEWHVIAMPLKIRDSSGAPARIVAIQWEARP